The Candidatus Synechococcus calcipolaris G9 nucleotide sequence TAGCCAAAGATGGCGACATCACGGTTTCCCCCCGTTAAACGATTACCTTTGAGGAGCTTACTCCAATGCAAACAAAATATCTTTTGACCTATCTCTCTACTGCTCCAGTGATTACCGCCCTCTGGCTAGGGTTCACGGCAGGGCTATTGATTGAATTTAATCGCTTCTTCCCTGATTTACTCTTTCATCCCCTCTAGACCTTACCTTTTGAGGGAAGCTCCGGGGAGTTATACTTTCGCGCTGTACATGGTCAGTTGCGGGAATATGGACTCCCCCCATTAATCAGAAAGAGCATCCCTCAGAATCTCTTAGATCAGATCACTGAGAGCGTTGCTGTTTCAGAATTTGCACCTGTTCAGGGGTGAAAATTTGCAGCATTTCTTGCTGAGTGAGTTGCATCACCTTGGCCAGTTCCACTTTTTGGGCTGGCCGCAAGTTCATTCCCTTCATCGCTTCTTCCGTGGTTTTACCTTGGCGAATGGCGGTTCTAAAGGCCCGGCGTTGGCTTGGCTCTAAAATTGCCATAATGCGATCGTTGGTTTTTAAGGTCAACCTAAGGAGAGATTGGCGTTGTTGTTGGGATAGGTTTAATTGCTGCTGTTGGGCCGGGTTTAATAGGGCACCCCCAGCTTGGGCCTGAACCGGTATGGTTTGGCTACTCATACCTACACCAATGAAGAGCATTAGAGCGATCGCCCAATAGTACCGTTTCATTACGTTCATCACCAAAGCTCCGTGTAACGTTTGAGCCTATTGGATCCATTGTAGTGAATTATCCCTATTCCTAGACGGATAATTTTTTTGTTGGGTCAGAAAACATCTCGCAGCGGCAGTTCAATCCCATCCACAATTGGAACCGGAACTCCTCGGGAAAGATGAAAATAAATCCAATCTTCCAGT carries:
- the psaJ gene encoding photosystem I reaction center subunit IX codes for the protein MQTKYLLTYLSTAPVITALWLGFTAGLLIEFNRFFPDLLFHPL